A DNA window from Streptomyces bacillaris contains the following coding sequences:
- a CDS encoding MFS transporter, with product MTTAEPRPGREADSTTGTTGAKTGGTGDTAPHQEETTVGSADPRALLPSPRTPELPPSERPAPESSAPERSTPGSSAPEASTKPPAPSDPGSSAQGSADPGPKTPPPTRTGRLLRHPATIATAAAAVTHVLWFLFFANSGGDLAAQDAWAEFVGRHPGTAYNLAWYGGMHPVSYSVVSPYLMSVLGVRTTMMIAGTVSAGLTALILVRVRAVRNPLACSLAGVFAYLCNALSGRVTFGLGMMFAVGAVAAVFCWPYRWRYKRWAKAAVAAPLAALATASSPVAGLFLGVVAAALFLHKRRPGAYAIGLAPVAVVGLSSLLFPFSGTQPMSLGTVSLPLLFSILVFLLVPRDWSTVRTAAAVYGAGTVLTYFVDSQIGSNVTRMAMLFAGVVLLAALPYTVPRSRRWYALVLAFAGLNFWIGFKSVDDIVRTAPTASWARELAPLVNQLQQVGAERGRVEVVPASSHREASALAAYNLARGWNRQADMKRNPLFYDDTLNAVNYRQWLDRWAVHYVVLPTGKPDGGAEQEAELVGGGLSYLREIWGDENWKLYRVLEPTPLADPPATVERAGANELTIRVESAGRVLIRVPHSRWLALVDENGKSLERPQETEESKLRTQEDETAPRTFENIHGCLNKIEDEGPYGDEWTELLAPKPGVYRLAAPYQLQPGTPCPEELS from the coding sequence GTGACCACCGCGGAGCCGAGACCCGGCCGCGAGGCGGACAGCACCACCGGGACGACCGGTGCGAAGACCGGCGGGACCGGCGACACCGCTCCCCATCAGGAGGAGACCACCGTAGGCAGCGCCGACCCGCGCGCCCTGCTGCCCTCTCCGCGTACGCCGGAGCTTCCCCCGTCGGAACGCCCCGCGCCGGAATCCTCCGCGCCGGAACGCTCGACGCCGGGTTCCTCTGCGCCGGAAGCCTCCACGAAGCCGCCCGCTCCCTCCGACCCGGGCTCCTCAGCCCAGGGCTCCGCCGACCCCGGCCCCAAGACACCGCCCCCCACCCGGACCGGGCGGCTGCTGCGCCACCCCGCGACCATCGCCACGGCGGCCGCGGCCGTCACCCACGTCCTGTGGTTCCTCTTCTTCGCCAACAGCGGCGGCGACCTCGCGGCGCAGGACGCCTGGGCCGAGTTCGTGGGCCGGCACCCGGGCACCGCGTACAACCTGGCCTGGTACGGGGGTATGCACCCCGTCTCGTACAGCGTGGTCTCGCCGTATCTGATGTCGGTGCTCGGCGTCCGGACGACGATGATGATCGCCGGTACGGTCTCGGCGGGGCTGACCGCGCTGATCCTGGTCCGGGTCCGGGCCGTGCGCAATCCGCTGGCCTGCTCGCTCGCCGGAGTCTTCGCCTACCTGTGCAACGCGCTGTCGGGGCGGGTGACGTTCGGGCTCGGGATGATGTTCGCGGTCGGTGCCGTCGCCGCCGTCTTCTGCTGGCCCTACCGCTGGCGGTACAAGCGGTGGGCCAAGGCGGCCGTGGCGGCCCCGCTCGCCGCGCTGGCCACCGCCTCCAGCCCGGTGGCCGGGCTCTTCCTCGGGGTCGTGGCCGCCGCGCTGTTCCTTCATAAACGCCGCCCCGGCGCGTACGCCATCGGGCTGGCGCCCGTCGCCGTGGTGGGGCTGTCCTCCCTGCTCTTCCCGTTCTCCGGTACGCAGCCGATGTCCCTGGGGACGGTGTCGCTGCCGCTCCTCTTCTCGATCCTCGTCTTCCTCCTCGTACCGCGTGACTGGAGCACGGTCCGCACGGCGGCGGCCGTCTACGGGGCCGGCACGGTCCTCACGTACTTCGTCGACTCGCAGATCGGGTCGAACGTGACCCGGATGGCGATGCTGTTCGCCGGGGTCGTGCTGCTGGCCGCGCTCCCGTACACCGTCCCGCGCAGCCGCCGCTGGTACGCGCTGGTCCTCGCGTTCGCCGGGCTCAACTTCTGGATCGGCTTCAAGAGCGTCGACGACATCGTCCGCACCGCCCCCACCGCCTCCTGGGCCCGCGAGCTGGCGCCCCTGGTCAACCAGCTCCAGCAGGTCGGCGCCGAGCGCGGCCGGGTCGAGGTGGTCCCGGCGAGCAGCCACCGGGAGGCGTCGGCGCTGGCCGCGTACAACCTGGCCCGCGGCTGGAACCGGCAGGCCGACATGAAGCGCAACCCGCTCTTCTACGACGACACCCTGAACGCGGTCAACTACCGGCAGTGGCTGGACCGGTGGGCGGTCCACTACGTCGTGCTGCCCACGGGCAAGCCGGACGGCGGGGCCGAGCAGGAGGCCGAGCTGGTCGGGGGCGGGCTCTCCTATCTCCGGGAGATCTGGGGCGACGAGAACTGGAAGCTCTACCGGGTCCTGGAGCCGACCCCGCTCGCGGACCCGCCCGCGACGGTGGAGCGGGCGGGCGCCAACGAGCTGACGATCCGGGTGGAGTCGGCCGGCCGGGTGCTGATCCGGGTCCCGCACTCGCGCTGGCTCGCGCTCGTCGACGAGAACGGCAAGAGCCTGGAGCGCCCGCAGGAGACCGAGGAGTCCAAGCTGCGGACGCAGGAGGACGAGACGGCCCCCCGGACCTTCGAGAACATCCACGGCTGCCTGAACAAGATCGAGGACGAGGGTCCGTACGGCGACGAATGGACCGAACTCCTCGCGCCGAAGCCGGGGGTGTACCGGCTGGCGGCCCCGTACCAGCTCCAGCCGGGGACACCGTGCCCGGAGGAGCTGAGCTGA
- a CDS encoding adhesin, producing MRCQHCGGQRGALPGMVCPGCGAARSGTAAGDGSWVAHETLAGRVSTLPRRRKALLVAGVVVAAGGLAAVVALLLAGGGSVGGGTSRTDAAGRAGALPDRTGGGPPTRIGPGEEAPATPPVQEPPSEGRFTEWAGPGCEAGEYREYGRFEKGEAGWYGVGSGGFTGGGCDGRFSAIPMSGSPTEDRGSTATWSWHLGDGFRECALTVFVPAAPEGRARDVAGDPTVYRVLSDPDDADSAYTGFAVRQTRHRGRPVEVGNYPVKGDTFAVLLIDRGRDWGAADRVGAHHAAAQMRASCR from the coding sequence ATGAGGTGCCAACACTGCGGTGGTCAGCGCGGCGCGCTGCCGGGGATGGTCTGCCCCGGCTGCGGAGCGGCCCGCTCCGGGACGGCGGCCGGGGACGGCTCCTGGGTCGCGCACGAAACCCTGGCAGGCCGTGTCTCCACGCTTCCCCGTCGACGTAAAGCCTTGCTGGTGGCGGGAGTCGTGGTGGCGGCCGGAGGGCTGGCGGCGGTGGTCGCGCTGCTCCTGGCGGGCGGCGGAAGCGTGGGCGGCGGCACGAGCCGTACGGACGCGGCGGGCCGGGCGGGCGCGCTGCCGGACCGGACCGGGGGCGGCCCGCCGACGCGGATCGGCCCCGGGGAGGAGGCCCCGGCCACGCCTCCGGTGCAGGAGCCCCCTTCGGAAGGCCGCTTCACGGAGTGGGCGGGCCCGGGCTGCGAGGCGGGGGAGTACCGGGAGTACGGCCGCTTCGAGAAGGGCGAGGCGGGCTGGTACGGGGTCGGCTCCGGCGGCTTCACGGGCGGCGGCTGCGACGGCCGGTTCAGCGCGATCCCGATGTCGGGCAGCCCCACCGAGGACCGGGGCTCCACCGCCACCTGGTCCTGGCACCTGGGCGACGGCTTCCGGGAGTGCGCGCTGACGGTGTTCGTACCGGCCGCCCCGGAGGGCCGCGCCCGCGATGTGGCGGGCGACCCGACCGTCTACCGGGTGCTCTCGGACCCGGACGACGCGGACTCCGCGTACACCGGTTTCGCGGTGCGCCAGACGCGGCACCGGGGGAGGCCGGTGGAGGTGGGCAACTACCCGGTGAAGGGCGACACGTTCGCGGTGCTGCTCATCGACCGGGGCCGGGACTGGGGCGCGGCGGACCGGGTGGGGGCGCACCACGCGGCGGCACAGATGAGGGCGTCGTGCCGGTGA
- a CDS encoding ATP-grasp domain-containing protein has product MDPDTPDAPRTLVLPPRLTASARALRDTAVRRGLYVVESAGFSVAPEPVGAARGRVVHLHAGPSFADAVAPALGIALLEAPADWLAHLPYAFTRREIRAMPIGEAYRLRRPAFIKSPNDKSIPALVYADGSRLPGPDAVDPDRTVVLVSEVMTFAAEYRLHLLDGAVHTGSQYAERGQLRLGPPDPGALAFGRDLLAAAHRTLPSAIVVDVGVDDEGRWAVVEANAAWGSGYYAADPDRALDVVLRAAGPQTELSPYDRDFLRQTH; this is encoded by the coding sequence ATGGACCCCGACACACCCGACGCGCCTCGCACCCTCGTCCTGCCGCCCCGACTCACCGCCTCCGCACGGGCGTTGCGCGATACGGCCGTACGGCGCGGCCTGTACGTGGTGGAGTCGGCCGGGTTCTCGGTGGCGCCCGAGCCGGTCGGAGCGGCGCGGGGCCGCGTCGTACATCTGCATGCCGGGCCCTCCTTCGCCGACGCCGTGGCACCCGCCCTCGGGATCGCCCTGCTGGAGGCACCCGCCGACTGGCTCGCACACCTCCCGTACGCGTTCACCCGGCGGGAGATACGGGCGATGCCCATCGGTGAGGCGTACCGGCTGCGGCGGCCCGCCTTCATCAAGTCGCCCAACGACAAGAGCATTCCGGCGCTCGTCTACGCGGACGGGTCCCGGCTGCCCGGGCCCGACGCCGTGGATCCGGACCGGACCGTCGTGCTGGTGAGCGAGGTGATGACGTTCGCCGCCGAGTACCGGCTCCACCTGCTCGACGGGGCCGTCCACACCGGGAGCCAGTACGCCGAGCGGGGACAGCTCCGGCTCGGGCCTCCCGACCCCGGCGCCCTCGCCTTCGGCCGCGACCTGCTCGCCGCCGCGCACCGGACCCTGCCGTCCGCGATCGTCGTCGACGTCGGCGTGGACGACGAGGGGCGGTGGGCCGTGGTCGAAGCCAACGCCGCGTGGGGCAGCGGGTACTACGCCGCCGATCCGGACCGGGCGCTGGATGTCGTGCTGCGTGCTGCCGGGCCCCAGACCGAACTGTCCCCGTACGACCGGGACTTCCTACGGCAGACGCACTGA
- a CDS encoding aminoglycoside phosphotransferase family protein produces MPPHSATLVRTLIAAQFPQWADLPVEAVDASGTANAVYRLGDDKAVRLPRTASSAADVATEHRWLPRLAPQLPVPVPTPLAQGEPTEGFPWSWSVCTWLEGRNPRPGDGTWAPELFAADLAEFVLALRRIEVTGAPPAYRGEPLASRDGTTRRVITDLDGVIDARAVTAAWDKALTAPARPGTPVWVHGDLQPGNVLVAEGRLTGVIDFACMGLADPAVDLIAAWYLLPAGAREAFRTTVEADDASWERGRGWALSIAVMELAAYRESNPVMARNAWWVLEGLLAA; encoded by the coding sequence ATGCCCCCGCACTCCGCCACTCTCGTACGCACGCTGATCGCCGCGCAGTTCCCGCAGTGGGCCGACCTGCCGGTGGAGGCGGTGGACGCGAGCGGAACGGCGAACGCCGTCTACCGGCTGGGGGACGACAAGGCGGTACGGCTGCCGCGTACCGCGAGCAGCGCGGCGGACGTGGCGACGGAGCACCGCTGGCTGCCCCGGCTGGCGCCGCAGCTGCCGGTGCCCGTACCGACCCCGCTGGCGCAGGGGGAGCCGACGGAGGGCTTCCCGTGGTCCTGGTCGGTGTGCACCTGGTTGGAGGGAAGGAACCCCCGTCCTGGTGACGGGACTTGGGCGCCGGAACTCTTCGCGGCGGACCTGGCGGAGTTCGTCCTGGCGCTGCGCCGGATCGAGGTGACGGGCGCCCCGCCCGCGTACCGAGGCGAGCCCCTGGCCTCCCGGGACGGGACGACCCGCAGGGTGATCACCGACCTGGACGGGGTCATCGACGCGCGCGCCGTCACGGCCGCCTGGGACAAGGCGCTGACCGCCCCGGCCCGCCCGGGGACACCGGTGTGGGTGCACGGTGACCTCCAGCCGGGCAACGTCCTGGTCGCGGAGGGCCGTCTCACCGGCGTGATCGACTTCGCGTGCATGGGGCTGGCCGACCCGGCCGTCGACCTGATCGCCGCCTGGTACCTGCTGCCTGCCGGTGCCAGGGAGGCGTTCCGTACGACGGTGGAGGCCGATGACGCGAGCTGGGAGCGGGGGCGGGGCTGGGCCCTGTCCATCGCGGTGATGGAGCTGGCGGCCTACCGGGAGTCGAACCCGGTGATGGCGCGGAACGCGTGGTGGGTGCTGGAAGGCCTCCTGGCCGCATAG
- a CDS encoding alpha/beta hydrolase → MTLTLAVGLTTSPALAAPPRPSPPTSPASTSPAADGSGLRTGGGLDRYYHQRLSWGTCMQSPGDTAGQDLDRAGVQCADVTVPLDYAAPRGRTITVAISRLKATDSRHRIGSILLNNGGPGGPAVDSPPAIRKAMKEVGPRYDIIGFDPRFVGRSTPLDCDWPVSFAWFSAGASRAGFDRQVALSKSLAAKCRATNASVLPHVTTRNTARDMDVIRGALGERKISYLGYSYGTYLGTVYTQMFPGRYDRMVLDGALSPDDYGPRLMKNAVRENDEALSAWATWAAARHTTYGLGRSRTAVLATIDHVMAKAARGPLTLGTAPDVFRIDDTHIPTLLFMGVADDTDGSRAFLAEQVKTLHKATENERTTLPPDFAEMLRFALTGADSSFGSAQTAIICGDVRAPRDPEVYWRDIQRTRAAHPLFGPLTENIGPCAFWNTPREAPTRITHGAQALIVAATGDPRTTYRSSTALHAQLPGSRLITLKNANRHALYGEYGNACVDDKVNRYLATGKLPRKDETCVK, encoded by the coding sequence ATGACTCTGACCCTCGCCGTGGGCCTCACCACCTCCCCGGCCCTGGCCGCACCTCCCCGGCCTTCCCCGCCCACTTCGCCTGCTTCGACCTCCCCGGCCGCCGACGGGTCGGGCCTCCGCACGGGCGGGGGCCTGGACCGCTACTACCACCAGCGCCTGTCCTGGGGCACCTGTATGCAGTCGCCCGGGGACACGGCGGGGCAGGACCTGGACAGGGCGGGCGTGCAGTGCGCGGACGTCACGGTCCCGCTGGACTACGCGGCTCCGAGGGGCCGGACGATCACGGTCGCGATATCCCGCCTGAAGGCCACCGACAGCCGCCACCGCATCGGCTCGATCCTCCTCAACAACGGCGGCCCCGGCGGCCCGGCCGTGGACTCCCCGCCGGCCATCCGCAAGGCGATGAAGGAGGTCGGCCCCCGCTACGACATCATCGGCTTCGACCCGCGCTTCGTCGGCCGCAGCACCCCGCTGGACTGCGACTGGCCCGTCAGCTTCGCCTGGTTCTCGGCCGGCGCGAGCCGGGCGGGCTTCGACCGTCAGGTGGCCCTGAGCAAGAGTCTGGCCGCCAAGTGCCGGGCCACGAACGCCTCGGTGCTCCCGCACGTCACCACGCGGAACACGGCCCGCGACATGGACGTGATCCGGGGTGCGCTGGGCGAGCGGAAGATCTCCTACCTGGGCTATTCGTACGGCACCTACCTGGGCACGGTCTACACCCAGATGTTCCCCGGCCGCTACGACCGGATGGTCCTGGACGGAGCACTGAGCCCGGACGACTACGGCCCCCGCCTGATGAAGAACGCGGTGCGGGAGAACGACGAGGCGCTCTCCGCCTGGGCCACCTGGGCGGCCGCCCGCCACACGACGTACGGCCTGGGCCGCTCCCGTACGGCGGTGCTCGCGACCATCGACCACGTCATGGCGAAGGCGGCCCGCGGCCCCCTGACGCTGGGCACGGCCCCCGATGTCTTCCGGATCGACGACACCCACATACCGACGCTGCTCTTCATGGGGGTGGCGGACGACACCGACGGTTCGAGGGCGTTCCTGGCCGAGCAGGTGAAGACCCTGCACAAGGCAACAGAGAACGAACGGACGACACTCCCACCGGACTTCGCGGAGATGCTGCGCTTCGCCCTGACGGGCGCCGACTCGTCCTTCGGCAGCGCCCAGACGGCGATCATCTGCGGCGATGTACGGGCCCCGCGCGACCCCGAGGTCTACTGGCGCGACATCCAGCGCACCCGCGCCGCGCACCCCCTCTTCGGCCCCCTCACCGAGAACATAGGCCCCTGCGCCTTCTGGAACACCCCCCGCGAAGCCCCCACCCGCATCACCCACGGCGCCCAGGCCCTGATAGTCGCCGCCACCGGCGACCCCCGCACCACCTACCGCAGCAGCACGGCCCTGCACGCCCAACTCCCCGGCTCCAGGCTGATCACCCTCAAGAACGCCAACCGCCACGCCCTGTACGGGGAGTACGGCAACGCCTGCGTGGACGACAAGGTCAACCGCTACCTGGCGACGGGCAAGCTGCCGAGGAAGGACGAGACGTGCGTGAAGTGA
- a CDS encoding restriction endonuclease, which produces MSRRSNGWVGAWAEAQRQQQRRQEAQAGYQRDLDWQQRAQQREFGPSYREQRRMHRELREAEARRRTEELEAQVEALQGLLAAGCRAPAFRVGALARAESVPPCAPGQSAAYRQQYQQWVAGQLAEIRGHNAAIAEMAAGLRSGDPEATVEYFSAALYASTGWPEGLPRQVSAAYDSGARQLVLDWELPRYGIVPEAKSARYMINADQVKDSPRPVTQRRTLYRDVLAQCLLLVLRDLFAADEFGALESVALNGFVDDHDPTTGRRAPMVLGTVMAARSTFAALHLEQVNAVTCLVEGLRGQLSTRPDQYAAVRPGRVPEDVGNGVVTHGGDEEPDLYEMDPIAFEGLIADLFRAMGMQAVTTQRSNDGGVDVDALDPAPIRGGKIVVQVKRYRNTVPPSAVRDLYGTVQDAGANKGVLVTTSRFGPGAHTFANGKPLELVAGSELVDLLHRHGLRGRLGGGEGSGPVAAEPGAPDRAGHGDGDDHNVLGMYWSGDVALDVCALVCHGNQVLDDDHFVFYNNPRTPDGTVRALAPVPPDKAAIQVSFDALPARADRVVVIAAVDPVADPTADLSGFSDAGIRLLDAEGTQLDQLDVSDGRDDETALVLGSFRRRANGDWQFVTGGRGYPGGLEELVQDYGIEVD; this is translated from the coding sequence ATGAGCCGTCGCTCCAATGGGTGGGTCGGCGCCTGGGCTGAAGCGCAGCGCCAACAGCAACGTCGACAGGAAGCGCAAGCCGGCTACCAGCGGGATCTGGACTGGCAACAACGCGCTCAGCAGCGGGAGTTCGGGCCCAGCTATCGCGAGCAGCGGAGGATGCACCGCGAGCTGCGGGAGGCGGAGGCGCGGCGGCGTACCGAGGAACTCGAAGCGCAGGTCGAGGCGTTGCAGGGGCTGCTGGCGGCGGGGTGCCGCGCCCCGGCCTTCAGGGTGGGTGCCCTGGCCCGGGCGGAGAGCGTGCCGCCTTGTGCGCCGGGGCAGTCGGCCGCCTACCGGCAGCAGTACCAGCAGTGGGTCGCTGGGCAGTTGGCCGAGATACGGGGGCACAACGCGGCCATAGCGGAGATGGCGGCGGGGCTGCGCAGCGGGGATCCCGAGGCCACCGTCGAGTACTTCTCCGCCGCGCTCTACGCCTCGACCGGGTGGCCGGAGGGGCTGCCGCGGCAGGTGTCGGCGGCGTACGACTCCGGGGCCCGGCAGCTGGTGCTGGACTGGGAGCTGCCGCGGTACGGGATCGTGCCGGAGGCGAAGTCGGCGCGCTACATGATCAACGCCGATCAGGTGAAGGACTCGCCCCGGCCGGTCACCCAGCGCCGCACCCTGTACCGGGACGTCCTCGCGCAGTGCCTGCTGCTGGTGCTGCGTGATCTCTTCGCGGCCGATGAGTTCGGGGCGCTGGAGTCGGTCGCCCTGAACGGGTTCGTGGACGATCACGACCCGACGACCGGCCGGCGCGCGCCCATGGTCCTCGGTACGGTCATGGCCGCGCGCTCCACCTTCGCCGCCCTGCACCTGGAGCAGGTGAACGCCGTCACCTGTCTGGTGGAGGGGCTGCGGGGGCAGTTGTCGACGCGCCCCGACCAGTACGCGGCCGTGCGGCCCGGGCGGGTCCCCGAGGACGTCGGCAACGGGGTCGTCACCCATGGCGGGGACGAGGAGCCGGATCTGTACGAGATGGACCCCATCGCCTTCGAGGGGCTGATCGCCGACCTCTTCCGGGCCATGGGCATGCAGGCCGTGACCACCCAGCGTTCGAACGACGGCGGTGTGGATGTGGACGCGCTGGACCCGGCCCCGATCCGCGGCGGCAAGATCGTCGTCCAGGTCAAGCGCTACCGCAACACCGTGCCGCCCTCCGCCGTCCGCGATCTCTACGGCACCGTCCAGGACGCCGGGGCCAACAAGGGTGTGCTCGTCACCACCTCCCGTTTCGGGCCCGGCGCCCACACCTTCGCCAACGGCAAGCCCCTGGAGCTGGTCGCCGGTTCCGAGCTGGTCGATCTGCTCCACCGGCACGGGTTGCGGGGGCGGCTGGGTGGTGGCGAGGGAAGCGGTCCTGTGGCTGCGGAGCCCGGTGCGCCGGACCGTGCGGGGCACGGCGACGGTGACGACCACAACGTGCTCGGCATGTACTGGTCGGGCGATGTCGCCCTCGACGTCTGCGCCCTCGTCTGCCACGGCAACCAGGTCCTGGACGACGACCACTTCGTCTTCTACAACAACCCCCGGACGCCCGACGGCACGGTCCGTGCTCTCGCCCCCGTGCCGCCGGACAAGGCCGCCATCCAGGTCTCCTTCGACGCACTGCCGGCCCGGGCCGACCGGGTCGTCGTCATCGCCGCGGTCGACCCCGTCGCCGACCCCACGGCCGATCTCTCCGGGTTCAGCGACGCCGGAATCCGGCTGCTCGACGCCGAGGGCACCCAGCTCGACCAGTTGGACGTCTCCGACGGCCGCGACGACGAGACCGCCCTCGTCCTGGGGTCCTTCCGTCGGCGGGCCAACGGGGACTGGCAGTTCGTCACCGGCGGTCGCGGATATCCGGGCGGACTGGAGGAGCTGGTCCAGGATTACGGCATCGAGGTGGACTGA
- a CDS encoding UDP-glucose/GDP-mannose dehydrogenase family protein: MTRHPDPLTALTDADAAILVTEWPELTELDWPTAARTMRAPLLLDGRNLLDPAPLLAAGFTHMSVGRPTHRPT, from the coding sequence GTGACCCGCCACCCGGACCCCCTCACCGCCCTGACCGACGCGGACGCGGCGATCCTGGTCACCGAATGGCCCGAACTGACCGAGCTGGACTGGCCCACCGCAGCCCGCACGATGCGCGCCCCCCTGCTCCTGGACGGCCGCAACCTCCTCGACCCCGCCCCCCTGCTCGCCGCAGGCTTCACCCACATGAGCGTAGGCCGCCCCACCCACCGCCCCACCTGA
- a CDS encoding UDP-glucose dehydrogenase family protein: MTGASRRIAVFGAGYIGLVTGACFAELGHRVVVRDIQPERIRLLNSGDVPFFEPGLGELIARNKERLAFTLDVQEAVADAEAVFVCVDTPPTASGDADLSRVWAVIDAVRRASHLVAVVVKSTVPVGTGARVRAALDERGLTHVGYASNPEFTAEGRAVDDFLHPDRVVIGTEDTAAAAWLADLYKPLDAPVELMDVASAEMVKLASNALLATRITFINEIATVCETTGADITRVSRAIGLDHRLGPHFLKAGLGYGGSCFPKDSRALRAMASNSGYPFQLLNAVIQVNELQPRRAVQRLKAELNGLKGRRIALLGMTFKPATDDMREAPSAVIAARLLAEGATVTCWDPMAPAPRPTTPPGPP, translated from the coding sequence ATGACTGGCGCGTCCCGCAGGATCGCTGTCTTCGGCGCGGGCTACATAGGCCTGGTGACGGGAGCGTGCTTCGCGGAGCTGGGTCACCGGGTGGTCGTACGGGACATCCAGCCCGAGCGGATCAGGCTGCTGAACTCGGGCGACGTCCCGTTCTTCGAGCCGGGCCTGGGTGAGCTGATCGCCCGGAACAAGGAGCGGCTGGCCTTCACCCTGGACGTACAGGAGGCCGTGGCCGACGCGGAGGCGGTCTTCGTCTGCGTCGACACGCCGCCGACCGCGTCGGGCGACGCCGACCTGTCCCGGGTCTGGGCGGTGATCGACGCCGTGCGCCGGGCTTCGCACCTGGTCGCGGTCGTCGTCAAGAGCACGGTCCCGGTCGGAACGGGCGCCCGGGTACGAGCGGCTCTCGACGAGCGGGGCCTGACCCACGTCGGATACGCCTCCAACCCGGAGTTCACGGCGGAGGGAAGGGCGGTCGACGACTTCCTGCACCCGGACCGGGTCGTGATCGGCACCGAGGACACCGCCGCCGCGGCCTGGCTGGCGGACCTCTACAAGCCCCTGGACGCCCCGGTGGAGCTGATGGACGTGGCATCGGCCGAGATGGTCAAGCTGGCGTCCAACGCGCTCCTGGCCACGAGGATCACGTTCATCAACGAGATAGCCACCGTCTGCGAAACGACCGGCGCCGACATCACCCGGGTCTCCCGTGCGATCGGCCTGGACCACCGGCTGGGCCCCCACTTCCTGAAGGCGGGCCTCGGCTACGGCGGCTCGTGCTTCCCGAAGGACTCCCGGGCGCTGCGCGCCATGGCCAGCAACTCCGGCTACCCCTTCCAACTGCTGAACGCGGTCATCCAGGTGAACGAGCTCCAGCCGCGACGGGCCGTCCAACGCCTCAAGGCCGAGCTGAACGGCCTGAAGGGCCGCCGTATCGCCCTCCTGGGCATGACGTTCAAACCCGCCACCGACGACATGCGCGAGGCCCCCAGCGCCGTCATCGCGGCCCGCCTCCTGGCCGAGGGCGCCACGGTCACCTGCTGGGACCCGATGGCCCCCGCACCACGGCCGACCACGCCCCCTGGACCTCCGTGA